The Deltaproteobacteria bacterium nucleotide sequence TAGTGTGCCAAGCCATCCGTTAACTGGTCGATGCCGAGTTGCATTTGCAATGCACTTCTGCCAAAAGCCTCGCCGATGTCAACCATGAGACTTGCATGTACGCCATTGTTTTTGCGCTCGTAACGTTGTCTTGGGGTGGTTCGTATTTGGCGATTCGTTACGTCGTGGAGGCGATGCCGCCGCTGTTTGGCGCGGTGTTGCGCGTGGCGATCACGCTGGTCTGTATGATCGTTTGGCTCCGGTTGCAGGAGCGACGCCAGCCGACGCATGGGCGAGCGCGGCGCTATTGTATAGTGACCGGCATCTTCTCGATGGGCGTCTCGTGGGGCCTGCTGTTTTGGGGAGAGCGGCACGTCGCGCCGGCGGTGACGGCGATCCTGATTGCGACCACGTCGATCTTCACGACACTGTTCCTTCCGTTGATCGATCGCCGGCGGCCGATCAGTCGGTGGCAGTGGTATGGCGTGCCGATCGGATTTATCGGTGTGGCGTTGGTGTTCATCCCGCATGTTGTGGCGGGAGAGCGCGGGACCTTCTGGGGACTGGTCGCCGTGGTGTGCGCGGCCGTTTGTTATGGGATCGCCACCGCGATGCAACAACCGCTCAGTCGCCGCGTCTCCGCCCCGCGGGCCTTGTTGTGGCAGTGTTGGGGCGCGCTGGCCTGTTTAGTTCCCGTCTCTTGGTGGACTGAAGCGTGGCCGTCGTGGGAGGCGTTCGTCGGTATGGAGCGCGGGATCTGGGCGTTGCTCTATCTCGCCATTTGCTCCACCGTGTTGGCCTTTCAAGGATGGTTCTATCTGATCCGCGTCAAAGGGAGCGTGGCAGCGAGCACGTCGGTCTATTGTGTCCCGCTCGTCTCGGTCCTGCTCGATGCGTGGGTGTTGCGGCAATTTCCCCACTGGTCGGTGCTGGCGGGGGCGGCATTGATCTTTTCCAGTGTCGCGCTGACCCAGCGGGGACGGGGAGGGGAAATGCAAAAATCAAAATGCAAAGTGCAAAGTGCAAAATGGGCGGATCTGCCAGTGCGGGCGATAGGAGGGGAGTGATCATGTTGCAGACCATTACGACAACGGATGCCCCGACTGCAATCGGGCCGTATGCCCAAGCGGTGCGGGTCGGCGAGTGGCTCTATTGTTCCGGACAGATCGCGATCGATCCCGCGACGGGGGCGCTGCAGGCGGAGGCCGATGTCGGGGCGCAAACGACACTGGTGCTGCGGAATTTATCGGCCGTGTTGCATGCGGCCAGTGGCTCGCTCCATTCCGTCGTGAAAACGACGGTCTTCCTCCGGGACTTGAATGAATTCTCGGCCATGAACACGGCCTATGCCGCAGCGTTCGGCGACCATCGCCCGGCGCGGGCCTGTGTAGAAGTCGCCCGCTTGCCGCGCGACGTCCGTGTCGAAATCGATGCCGTCGCGTGGCTTGGTGCTGTCTCGCACTTATAGAATCAACGAACAGCCGCCGCTGGATTGCACTGGCGCCGCAACAATCCCGGGCTGGAGGAAATCAGGAATCCCGTCGCTGTTGCTGTCCGTGGTGGCCTCTTCGAGATCGAGTGTTCCGTCGCCGTCGCTGTCGATGTCGAGCCGATTCGACACGCCGTCGAAGTCGAGGTCGCCTTCTCCTTCGACGCTGTCGCCGACGCTATCGCCGTCGTCGTCTTCATCGCACGGATCCCCGCGGGTGTCTTGATCGTTATCGACTTGGTCGGCGTTGTAGACCGTCGGACAGTTGTCGTTTGTGTCGGGGAGTCCGTCGGCGTCGCGATCCAGGCCTTCTTCCGAATCGCAGGCGTCGCCGGCATTGTCTTTATCGGCATCGACTTGATCGGCATTCTGCGCGTTCGGACAATTGTCTTTCGCGTTCAACACGCCGTCGTTGTCGATGTCTTCGTCGCAGGCGTCGCCGATCGCGTCTTGATCGCCATCTTCCTGCGCCGCGTTCGGAATGAAGTCGCAATTGTCGTTGGTGTCTTCAACGGTGTCGCCGTCGTGATCGGTCACGACCGGTGGCAGCACGACCGGTGGTGTGGGCGTGTTGTCCAGCGGATCGCAGACGTCGCCGAGTCCGTCGCCGTCGAGGTTGGCTTGATCCGCATTGGCGGCCAGCACGCAATTATCCGCGATGTTATAAACTGTGTCGCCGTCCGCATCGGCATCGCAGACGTCGCCTTTGTTGTCCGCGTCGGTGTCGACTTGATCGGCAAACGCGACGTTGATGCAGTTGTCGCAAACGTCGCCGACCGTGTCATCATCGCCGTCGCCCTGGTCCGGATTGGTCACACTCGGGCAGTTGTCGGCGCTATTTTGAATGGCATCGCTGTCCGGATCGACGACGGCATAGAATCCGTCTTGTTGTTCCGGGATGAACGTCGCGGCGAACGCCGAAGTGTTATTATTCACGTCGATCGCCAGCAGGGTGTACAGCAACTTCGGGTCATTCGTGGCGAGCGGAAGGTCGAGCGTGAACGCGCCGGTGTCATCCGTTGTGGCAGTGCCGAGGAATTGTTCGCCTTGAGCGACGGCGCCGTCTTGATCGGCACGATACACTTCCACGCGTCCAGCCACCGGCCCCGTGCCGCTCAGTTGCCACGTCTGTTCATCGATCAACAAGTGTGCGCCGGTCACGATCGGGGCCGCGAGGCCGCTGTTGGCGTTGTTGGCCAACACGATGGCCTTCGTGTTGTTGGAAAACGCATTTTCCGAGATCAGATTTTGGGTGCTCAACGAGAGGTACACCGCGTTCTTGCAACCGTCAAAATTGACGTGGGAGACTTGCGTATTCTTCACGGATCCGCCGCTGACAAAAACACAAGTATTCGGCGTCCCGGCGATCGAGAAGTTTTTCAACTGCACGTTCGAATTGCTGATCCGAAACAGCACGGCCGTGGTGCCTTGAATGGTCACGTCTTGGGCCCCGCCGTCGATGACGACATCCGTTTTCGGTTTGAGTTCACTGTTTAGCGTGAGCGTTTGTCCCGAGACGCTATCGGCGAACGTGACCGGCGAGCATCCGCTGTTGACCAATTCGACCAACTTCGCCGCGCTCGAAACCGATTCGGCGCAAGCCGCCGGGGCGGCCTGAACCGCAGGTGAGATCGTCAGACCGACGGCCACAAGGCCGCACCACGTAAAGATCGATTTCTTCATAAGGGTACCTCCGGGCATTCCATGATGGCCGTCGGAAAGTCGGCGGGCCAATAATACGCAACGCCGGCCAGTGGGTCGGCGATTTCTATGACGAGGGGATAGGTCGTTCCCGGTTGATCCGAGCTGCTGCCCAATGGCCAATCATGATGGGCGATGGCGACTAAGGCCTGCCCATTGACGTTCGCATGCCACGTCGCTTCGTCGAAGTCTTCCTTGGTCCCCGGTTCGTACTGGAAGACGAGCACGGGGCCTGCAAACCATGGTG carries:
- a CDS encoding RidA family protein, with the translated sequence MLQTITTTDAPTAIGPYAQAVRVGEWLYCSGQIAIDPATGALQAEADVGAQTTLVLRNLSAVLHAASGSLHSVVKTTVFLRDLNEFSAMNTAYAAAFGDHRPARACVEVARLPRDVRVEIDAVAWLGAVSHL
- a CDS encoding thrombospondin type 3 repeat-containing protein: MKKSIFTWCGLVAVGLTISPAVQAAPAACAESVSSAAKLVELVNSGCSPVTFADSVSGQTLTLNSELKPKTDVVIDGGAQDVTIQGTTAVLFRISNSNVQLKNFSIAGTPNTCVFVSGGSVKNTQVSHVNFDGCKNAVYLSLSTQNLISENAFSNNTKAIVLANNANSGLAAPIVTGAHLLIDEQTWQLSGTGPVAGRVEVYRADQDGAVAQGEQFLGTATTDDTGAFTLDLPLATNDPKLLYTLLAIDVNNNTSAFAATFIPEQQDGFYAVVDPDSDAIQNSADNCPSVTNPDQGDGDDDTVGDVCDNCINVAFADQVDTDADNKGDVCDADADGDTVYNIADNCVLAANADQANLDGDGLGDVCDPLDNTPTPPVVLPPVVTDHDGDTVEDTNDNCDFIPNAAQEDGDQDAIGDACDEDIDNDGVLNAKDNCPNAQNADQVDADKDNAGDACDSEEGLDRDADGLPDTNDNCPTVYNADQVDNDQDTRGDPCDEDDDGDSVGDSVEGEGDLDFDGVSNRLDIDSDGDGTLDLEEATTDSNSDGIPDFLQPGIVAAPVQSSGGCSLIL
- a CDS encoding DMT family transporter, translated to MYAIVFALVTLSWGGSYLAIRYVVEAMPPLFGAVLRVAITLVCMIVWLRLQERRQPTHGRARRYCIVTGIFSMGVSWGLLFWGERHVAPAVTAILIATTSIFTTLFLPLIDRRRPISRWQWYGVPIGFIGVALVFIPHVVAGERGTFWGLVAVVCAAVCYGIATAMQQPLSRRVSAPRALLWQCWGALACLVPVSWWTEAWPSWEAFVGMERGIWALLYLAICSTVLAFQGWFYLIRVKGSVAASTSVYCVPLVSVLLDAWVLRQFPHWSVLAGAALIFSSVALTQRGRGGEMQKSKCKVQSAKWADLPVRAIGGE